In Phaeobacter porticola, one DNA window encodes the following:
- a CDS encoding ABC transporter substrate-binding protein, producing MFNLQRSFLVLTRSAILGPVISSAIALSAIAAPNAQESNFWAQEVEAGDLPPVGQRLPDMPLVVDLDVKGREAGTPGGTLNTMVTRSKDIRQMVVYGYARLAGYDEDYHLRPDILLGFEVENNRRFTLNLRPGHRWSNGDPFTAADFEYWWKDVANNLLLNPTGVPDYLRVNGALPTVSFPDETTVIYEWDAPNPSFLHSLAQASPPFIYRPSTYLKQFHADYADPEKLAEEVDYARVKSWAALHNKLDNMYKFDNHELPTLQPWINATSGKKIRHLFVRNPYYHRIDSNGVQLPYIDTVEMEIVAGGLVAAKANAGEADLQARGLGFRDIPILRKGESDGANYKTYLWGNGTASQIAIYPNLNVNDDQWRSLLRDTRVRRALSVAINRAGINKALYFKLAKPGAMTVLEASPFFDPALRKAWAQYDPELANKLLDEAGLDQRDGYGIRKLPDGRPMELVVETAGERQEVENALQIISDDWRDVGVKLVMRPLDRDILRNRVFSGTTMASVWYGWDNGLPQIYTSPAYLAPTDQVFLSWPKWGQFHQTGGDVGEAPDLAPAQRLLELWHSWEAAETDEARTAVWQEMLKIHADEVYAIGLVAAAPQPVVVSKRLRNVPAKGIWAWDPGAHFGIYRPDEFFFEDGKG from the coding sequence ATGTTTAATCTGCAAAGATCCTTCCTAGTACTGACAAGAAGCGCAATTTTGGGTCCTGTTATCTCATCTGCGATAGCGCTCTCTGCTATCGCAGCCCCTAATGCCCAAGAAAGTAACTTCTGGGCTCAGGAGGTCGAGGCTGGTGATCTGCCACCCGTCGGCCAGCGCCTGCCCGACATGCCGCTGGTGGTTGATCTTGATGTGAAAGGCCGCGAGGCAGGCACGCCAGGTGGCACGCTTAACACCATGGTGACCCGGTCCAAGGATATTCGCCAGATGGTGGTCTATGGCTACGCCCGGCTCGCCGGGTATGATGAAGACTACCACCTCCGACCCGATATCCTGCTTGGATTTGAGGTAGAGAACAATCGCCGCTTCACCCTGAATCTGCGCCCTGGTCATCGCTGGTCCAACGGTGATCCATTCACCGCTGCCGATTTCGAGTATTGGTGGAAAGATGTCGCAAACAATTTGCTGCTGAACCCCACCGGTGTTCCCGATTACTTGCGGGTCAATGGCGCCCTTCCCACGGTCAGCTTCCCCGATGAGACAACCGTGATCTATGAATGGGACGCTCCAAATCCCAGTTTCCTGCACAGCCTGGCCCAGGCAAGCCCTCCGTTTATTTATCGTCCATCGACCTATCTGAAACAGTTTCACGCAGACTACGCCGATCCAGAAAAGCTCGCTGAAGAGGTCGACTATGCCCGTGTTAAGAGCTGGGCCGCGCTGCACAACAAGCTCGACAATATGTACAAATTTGACAACCATGAGCTGCCAACGTTGCAGCCATGGATCAATGCCACCTCTGGCAAGAAGATCCGCCATCTCTTTGTGCGCAATCCCTACTACCACCGCATCGACAGCAATGGCGTGCAGCTGCCCTATATCGACACCGTCGAAATGGAGATTGTTGCCGGTGGGTTGGTCGCCGCCAAAGCAAACGCGGGCGAAGCTGATCTTCAGGCTCGCGGCCTCGGCTTTCGCGACATTCCAATCCTGCGCAAGGGCGAGAGCGACGGAGCAAACTACAAAACCTATCTTTGGGGAAATGGCACCGCATCGCAGATCGCCATCTATCCAAACCTAAACGTCAATGACGACCAGTGGCGCAGCTTACTGCGGGACACACGGGTTCGACGCGCCCTATCGGTTGCAATCAACCGCGCAGGCATCAACAAGGCGCTCTATTTCAAACTGGCCAAACCTGGTGCCATGACCGTATTGGAGGCCAGTCCATTTTTTGATCCCGCCCTGCGCAAAGCTTGGGCACAATATGATCCCGAGTTGGCCAACAAATTGCTCGACGAGGCCGGTCTCGACCAGCGCGATGGGTATGGCATTCGCAAGCTGCCAGATGGGCGCCCGATGGAGCTGGTGGTGGAAACAGCAGGCGAACGCCAAGAGGTCGAGAACGCGCTACAGATTATCTCAGATGACTGGCGCGATGTTGGCGTCAAACTGGTGATGCGCCCACTGGACCGCGATATTCTGCGCAACAGAGTGTTTTCAGGAACAACAATGGCCTCGGTCTGGTATGGCTGGGACAATGGCCTGCCGCAGATCTATACCTCTCCGGCCTATCTGGCGCCAACCGATCAAGTGTTTTTGTCTTGGCCCAAATGGGGACAATTCCACCAGACTGGCGGCGACGTTGGTGAAGCCCCGGATCTCGCCCCGGCCCAGCGGCTGTTGGAACTTTGGCACAGCTGGGAAGCTGCGGAAACAGATGAGGCGCGCACAGCGGTGTGGCAGGAAATGTTGAAGATCCATGCCGACGAGGTCTATGCAATTGGCCTGGTCGCTGCAGCACCGCAGCCTGTTGTCGTCAGCAAGCGCCTTCGCAATGTACCGGCCAAGGGCATCTGGGCTTGGGATCCGGGCGCGCATTTTGGCATCTACCGCCCGGATGAGTTCTTCTTCGAAGACGGCAAAGGTTGA
- a CDS encoding ABC transporter permease, with protein sequence MEILRYAIYRFGTMLLTLLVVSVLVFIIINLPPGDYLSNQIAELRASGQSSGVAKAEFLRKEYALDRSLWQQYMIWMGFMPGPHGFSGMIQGNFGWSFEFDRPVAEIVGESLWLTVLVNVAAVLFVYMVALPLGVLAAARSRTWVDYTSAFVGYLGLATPNFLLALILFYYGHKYFDLPIGGLMDPAMEGEPMSWDKVKSILIHLIVPTFVIGTSGASAMMQRLRANMLDELGKPYVETAIAKGMAPARMLTKYPLRVAFNPFVADIGNLLPAMISGSVLVSVVLGLQTIGPTLLTALKTQDMFLSGFVLMFVALLTLIGTMISDVLLVMLDPRIRYEERKR encoded by the coding sequence ATGGAGATCCTGCGCTACGCCATTTACCGATTTGGGACCATGCTGCTGACGCTGCTGGTGGTGTCGGTGCTTGTCTTTATCATCATCAATCTGCCACCGGGCGACTACCTGTCGAACCAAATTGCAGAGCTGCGGGCCTCTGGCCAGTCTTCAGGTGTGGCCAAGGCCGAATTCCTGCGCAAGGAATACGCCTTGGACCGCTCACTTTGGCAGCAATACATGATCTGGATGGGTTTCATGCCTGGTCCGCACGGGTTTTCCGGCATGATACAGGGCAATTTTGGCTGGTCTTTTGAATTTGATCGACCAGTCGCCGAGATTGTCGGCGAGAGCCTCTGGCTTACTGTGTTGGTCAATGTCGCGGCCGTATTGTTCGTCTACATGGTCGCGCTGCCGCTGGGTGTTCTGGCCGCTGCGCGGTCTAGGACTTGGGTCGACTATACATCAGCCTTTGTTGGCTATCTTGGTCTTGCTACGCCCAACTTCCTGCTGGCGCTGATCCTGTTCTACTATGGTCACAAGTACTTTGACCTGCCGATTGGTGGACTAATGGATCCGGCGATGGAGGGAGAACCGATGAGCTGGGACAAAGTGAAATCCATTCTGATCCACCTGATCGTCCCAACCTTTGTCATCGGCACCTCAGGGGCGTCTGCGATGATGCAACGACTACGGGCCAATATGCTAGACGAGTTGGGCAAGCCCTATGTTGAAACGGCAATCGCCAAGGGTATGGCGCCGGCCCGCATGCTGACCAAATACCCCCTGCGGGTGGCCTTCAATCCATTTGTCGCTGATATTGGCAATCTGCTGCCCGCGATGATTTCAGGCTCTGTTTTGGTGTCTGTCGTATTGGGCCTGCAAACCATCGGGCCGACACTTTTGACCGCGCTCAAAACACAAGACATGTTCCTTAGTGGGTTTGTCCTGATGTTCGTGGCTTTGCTCACCCTAATCGGCACGATGATTTCTGATGTGCTCTTGGTGATGCTGGACCCGCGCATCCGCTACGAGGAGCGCAAGAGATGA
- a CDS encoding ABC transporter permease: MSIQHDHHYVDDRPYDPDAALREPERKDLDASNWVLIWRKFKTHKLGLASGIFLLICYLLLPVIGFVAPYGPNDRDSEHIYSPPQSVNLFHDGGLRAPFIYPMTSEADLETFQWVFKPDLENPQALRYFCEGASYKIAGLIPADTHLFCPPEGATLFIWGSDRLGRDIFSRILYGAQLSLTVGLIGITVSFVLGIFFGSLAGYFGGKLDWVINRMIEILRSLPELPLWLALSAAVPSNWSPVAVFFVISIILGILDWPGLARSVRAKFLSLREEEYVRAAEMMGASSGRVIRKHLLPNFMSHLIASAALSIPAMILGETALSFLGLGLRAPAVSWGVMLNDAQNLASIEIYPWTAIPMLPIIIVVLAFNFLGDGLRDSLDPYQQ, encoded by the coding sequence ATGAGCATTCAACACGACCACCACTATGTCGACGATCGCCCCTACGATCCCGATGCCGCACTGCGAGAACCGGAGCGTAAGGACCTGGATGCCTCAAATTGGGTGTTGATCTGGCGAAAGTTCAAGACACACAAGCTGGGGTTGGCCTCGGGTATCTTTCTGTTGATCTGCTATCTGCTCTTGCCAGTCATCGGCTTTGTCGCGCCCTATGGCCCGAATGATCGCGACAGCGAACATATCTATTCGCCACCGCAATCCGTTAATCTATTTCACGACGGCGGCCTGCGCGCGCCGTTCATCTACCCGATGACCTCCGAGGCCGATCTGGAGACCTTTCAGTGGGTATTCAAACCCGATCTGGAGAACCCGCAAGCACTCCGCTATTTCTGCGAGGGCGCGTCGTACAAAATTGCCGGTTTAATCCCTGCAGACACTCATCTGTTCTGTCCGCCTGAAGGCGCGACACTGTTCATTTGGGGATCGGACCGCCTTGGCCGTGATATTTTCAGCCGGATCCTCTATGGGGCTCAACTGTCTCTCACTGTAGGTCTGATCGGCATCACTGTGTCTTTTGTACTGGGGATCTTTTTTGGCTCTCTCGCCGGATATTTCGGCGGCAAGCTGGATTGGGTGATCAATCGCATGATCGAAATTCTGCGCTCACTGCCCGAATTGCCGCTTTGGCTTGCCCTCTCTGCCGCCGTGCCTTCGAATTGGTCCCCTGTTGCAGTGTTTTTTGTCATCTCGATCATACTTGGCATTTTGGATTGGCCCGGTTTGGCCCGCTCTGTCAGGGCCAAATTTCTGTCCTTACGCGAAGAGGAATATGTACGCGCGGCCGAGATGATGGGGGCATCCTCTGGCCGGGTGATCCGCAAACACCTGCTGCCGAACTTCATGTCACATCTCATCGCTTCGGCCGCGCTATCGATTCCCGCAATGATCCTTGGTGAGACCGCATTATCGTTTCTGGGTCTTGGCTTACGTGCCCCGGCGGTAAGCTGGGGGGTCATGCTGAATGATGCTCAGAACCTCGCCTCGATCGAGATCTACCCCTGGACTGCGATCCCCATGCTACCGATTATTATTGTGGTTCTGGCGTTCAATTTCCTTGGCGACGGTCTGCGCGATAGTCTGGATCCCTATCAACAATAG
- a CDS encoding CoA transferase, with amino-acid sequence MRDLPDGNDFCLAPGRGWSSCYAVDELAQRSIAAVGVALADLMAAQNLTASPAQVTVDQRLAALWFRYSFRPQGWEMPNLWDPLAGDYRTADGWIRLHTNLRHHRDAALAALDCPADPSAVRNAVAQLSGQTLEQAVVAAGGVAATMRTHADWQVHPQGQAVGAEPLIQFDSPRRIYLRKRSMATRERPLAGLRVLDLTRVLAGPVATRTLAGFGATVLRIDPPNWDEPGVLQDIALGKHMAALDLRTSDGRDRFETLLSETDVLVHGYRPGALDGLGYSKTKLRELVPNLVDVRLNAYGWTGPWAQRRGFDSLVQMSSGIADKGRHWAEGYPSQLNPDAKPVPLPVQALDHATGYLMAAAVLHSLAQATRGEPVADAHLSLARTAKALADLTERQVTGNAARADNLTGAVNSDYEPIQEATSWGPGNRLLPPLSLGTTQMRWDRPAMASDTAEPVWSN; translated from the coding sequence ATGCGCGATCTTCCCGACGGCAATGATTTTTGTTTGGCCCCAGGCAGGGGCTGGAGCAGCTGCTATGCAGTGGATGAACTGGCCCAGCGTTCGATCGCAGCAGTCGGCGTTGCGTTGGCGGATCTGATGGCTGCGCAGAACCTAACTGCCAGCCCTGCTCAGGTAACCGTTGATCAACGTCTCGCCGCACTCTGGTTTCGCTATAGTTTTCGCCCCCAAGGCTGGGAAATGCCAAACCTATGGGACCCGCTGGCAGGCGATTATCGTACCGCCGATGGGTGGATAAGGCTCCATACCAACCTGCGCCATCACCGGGACGCGGCGCTTGCGGCCTTGGACTGTCCAGCCGACCCCAGTGCCGTGCGCAACGCAGTCGCTCAGCTGTCAGGGCAGACATTGGAGCAGGCCGTTGTCGCAGCAGGCGGAGTCGCAGCCACTATGCGCACCCACGCCGACTGGCAGGTCCACCCCCAAGGTCAGGCCGTCGGGGCAGAGCCGTTGATCCAGTTTGACAGCCCTCGCCGGATTTATCTGCGCAAGCGGTCAATGGCAACGCGGGAACGTCCACTGGCGGGATTGCGAGTTCTGGACCTGACACGGGTGCTGGCAGGCCCTGTGGCGACACGAACACTTGCTGGGTTTGGCGCCACAGTTCTACGGATCGATCCGCCCAATTGGGATGAACCTGGCGTTCTACAGGACATCGCACTGGGAAAGCATATGGCGGCGCTGGACTTGCGTACATCGGATGGGCGCGACCGCTTCGAAACCCTCCTGTCAGAGACGGATGTATTGGTCCACGGCTACCGTCCCGGTGCGCTTGACGGGTTGGGTTACAGCAAGACAAAGCTACGCGAACTTGTACCGAACCTAGTTGACGTGCGTTTAAATGCATATGGCTGGACCGGCCCTTGGGCTCAACGCCGCGGCTTTGACAGTTTGGTCCAGATGAGCAGTGGTATTGCCGACAAAGGGCGCCATTGGGCAGAGGGTTATCCGTCACAGCTTAACCCTGACGCGAAACCTGTTCCGCTGCCGGTTCAAGCATTGGACCATGCAACCGGCTATCTAATGGCAGCAGCTGTACTGCATTCTTTGGCACAGGCAACCAGAGGTGAACCGGTTGCCGATGCCCACCTATCGCTCGCCCGCACGGCCAAGGCCTTAGCAGATCTGACAGAGCGCCAAGTCACTGGCAATGCAGCCCGCGCCGACAATCTGACCGGAGCAGTCAACAGTGACTATGAACCCATCCAAGAGGCGACGAGTTGGGGACCAGGGAACCGGTTGCTGCCACCATTATCACTTGGCACAACACAGATGCGTTGGGACCGGCCTGCCATGGCATCAGATACGGCAGAACCGGTCTGGAGCAACTGA
- a CDS encoding mechanosensitive ion channel domain-containing protein, translated as MWRLISQFLVFIALGVALAVFNAGNVSAQSTVTNAGDNLAKAIEQAADSGVGVIIVDGRGKLVSPGETPDGATPIPASDQMEGASALMKAQSEVDEFGGALKSRLEAMPYSIFEVQYILRQTSPDGRIITYVKVLGWSLFLLFIGRWVSVEIYGKRIAKKLVVSRIKEHPEGYQDKMPFLVFRFIMGVGGTIFAMVFALLTSYLIFGSSGNASVKFTVTAIYTAFFLSRSVSDLWRMVLSPYLRQYRIPVFSDRDARHLYIWASALATYDICSVLFATWVGDFGLNYNVYALVYGVLALVGTLGNLLMVVINARAISNAIRAGRPPEACSWLVRLLSVAWAPVLILYIVFGWLELAFDLVLERDMSLPLMAGSYSVLTSILVVYGIINYVIEKFFNRAHKRVLISSSDENGENDTEGESDAPTPIQQRHPIATFEDLARRIAGILAFTVGFFAMVTIWNPEAAWMENSRLDRMSDVIVILFIGYIVYHIARIWIDSKIDEEVGEMPVGELGDEGGAGGASRLATLLPLFRGAILAVVVVSIILIVLMELGINVSPLFAGAGVVGLAVGFGSQTLVRDIFSGAFFLVDDAFRKGEYIDIGDVKGTVERISVRSFQLRHHLGALHTIPFGEIRVLTNYSRDWVMMKLPLRVTYDTDVEKVRKLIKNLGQELLSDPVIGDTFIQPLKSQGVIEMQDSAMIIRVKFMTKPGDQWLVRKKVFQDIRDLFAREGIKFAHREVTVRLAEDQADLPPKEKRDLAAGAVQAAIDEDLMDVNDGGGDDR; from the coding sequence ATGTGGCGGCTGATATCGCAGTTTCTTGTTTTCATAGCACTTGGGGTGGCTTTGGCCGTCTTCAATGCTGGAAATGTGTCGGCTCAGTCCACAGTCACGAACGCTGGTGACAATCTTGCCAAGGCGATTGAGCAAGCCGCAGATAGCGGCGTTGGTGTCATCATTGTTGATGGTCGCGGTAAATTGGTGTCCCCAGGCGAGACGCCGGACGGCGCCACACCCATCCCTGCCAGCGACCAGATGGAAGGTGCCTCGGCGCTGATGAAGGCGCAGTCTGAGGTGGACGAATTTGGCGGCGCGCTGAAAAGCCGGCTTGAGGCAATGCCCTATTCGATCTTTGAGGTACAGTATATTCTGCGCCAGACCAGCCCGGACGGGCGTATCATCACCTATGTAAAGGTGCTTGGGTGGAGCCTTTTTCTGCTGTTTATCGGCCGTTGGGTGTCGGTTGAGATATATGGTAAACGTATTGCCAAGAAACTTGTGGTCTCCCGTATCAAAGAACACCCTGAAGGCTATCAGGATAAGATGCCATTTCTGGTGTTCCGATTCATCATGGGAGTGGGTGGAACCATCTTTGCAATGGTTTTTGCGCTCCTGACCTCCTATTTGATTTTTGGCAGCTCTGGTAATGCGTCGGTGAAATTTACAGTCACCGCCATTTATACTGCTTTCTTTTTGTCCCGGTCTGTCTCTGACTTGTGGCGCATGGTGCTGTCACCCTATCTGCGTCAATATCGGATCCCGGTGTTTTCTGACAGGGACGCGCGACATCTCTACATCTGGGCTTCAGCGCTGGCGACTTATGATATCTGTTCGGTGCTCTTTGCCACTTGGGTCGGGGACTTTGGGCTCAACTATAATGTTTATGCGCTGGTCTATGGCGTGCTGGCGCTGGTCGGGACATTGGGCAATTTGCTCATGGTGGTCATCAACGCGCGTGCCATTTCCAACGCGATCCGTGCAGGCCGTCCACCAGAGGCATGTTCCTGGCTGGTGCGCCTGCTGTCCGTAGCCTGGGCACCGGTACTGATACTCTACATTGTCTTTGGCTGGCTGGAACTGGCCTTTGACCTGGTGCTCGAGCGGGATATGTCACTGCCGCTGATGGCGGGCAGCTATTCTGTATTGACCTCAATTCTCGTGGTCTACGGGATCATCAACTACGTGATCGAGAAGTTCTTCAATCGTGCGCACAAACGGGTGCTTATCAGCAGCTCGGATGAGAACGGCGAAAACGATACCGAAGGAGAATCGGATGCTCCAACGCCGATTCAACAACGGCACCCAATTGCCACGTTCGAAGATCTGGCGCGCCGTATTGCGGGTATTCTGGCCTTCACCGTTGGCTTCTTTGCCATGGTCACAATCTGGAATCCTGAAGCTGCCTGGATGGAAAATTCACGCCTGGACCGGATGAGCGATGTGATCGTGATCCTGTTCATCGGCTATATCGTCTACCACATTGCCAGAATCTGGATCGACAGCAAGATCGATGAAGAGGTCGGTGAAATGCCGGTGGGAGAGTTGGGCGATGAGGGCGGCGCTGGCGGAGCAAGCCGGTTGGCCACTCTGTTGCCATTGTTCCGGGGGGCAATCCTTGCGGTGGTTGTTGTTTCGATCATCCTGATCGTGTTGATGGAGCTTGGCATCAATGTCAGCCCGTTGTTCGCTGGTGCTGGTGTTGTTGGCCTGGCGGTTGGCTTTGGTTCGCAGACGTTGGTGCGCGACATCTTCTCTGGTGCGTTCTTTCTGGTCGATGATGCGTTTCGCAAAGGCGAATATATCGACATCGGTGATGTCAAAGGCACGGTCGAACGGATTTCGGTTCGTTCTTTCCAGCTGCGCCACCACCTAGGCGCGCTACATACGATCCCCTTTGGCGAAATCCGTGTTCTGACAAACTATTCTCGTGACTGGGTGATGATGAAACTGCCGCTGCGTGTGACTTATGACACCGATGTCGAGAAGGTGCGCAAGCTGATTAAGAACCTCGGCCAGGAACTCTTAAGTGACCCGGTGATCGGCGACACGTTCATTCAACCGCTGAAATCGCAAGGGGTGATTGAAATGCAGGATTCTGCGATGATCATTCGGGTGAAGTTCATGACAAAACCCGGCGATCAGTGGTTGGTGCGCAAAAAGGTCTTCCAAGACATCCGCGATCTTTTTGCGCGCGAAGGGATCAAGTTTGCGCACCGCGAGGTGACGGTACGCCTTGCCGAGGATCAGGCAGATCTGCCCCCTAAAGAAAAGCGGGATTTGGCCGCAGGTGCGGTTCAGGCCGCGATTGATGAGGATCTGATGGATGTAAACGATGGGGGTGGTGACGATCGCTGA
- a CDS encoding glycosyltransferase family protein → MTANAPLKASRGARVMLYSHDTFGLGHLRRSRALAGAITAADPTASALILTGSPVAGRFAFPSRVDHVRLPGVIKRSDGSYDSRTMGMSIEETTTLRAGLIRSTARQYAPDVLIVDKEPTGFRGELLPTLEELHEKGQTQQILGLRDVLDEPDVLAAEWTRKDAVAATERFYDEIWVYGVRSVYDPTAGLPISAAAQARMHWTGYLRRDLGDLGTPPEQPYVLITPGGGGDGAMMVDLVLTAYERDPDLAPRAMLVYGPFLSGDTRTEFETRVAALNGRVTAVGFESEIETLFAGAQGVVCMGGYNTFCEVLSFDKPAVIVPRTTPRLEQWIRASRAEELGLTAMLDETRDGWTPEAMIRAIRALVDQPPPSAAIPDGLLDGLDYVTDRVEALLHGTAGKAL, encoded by the coding sequence ATGACAGCCAATGCCCCCCTAAAAGCGTCTCGCGGTGCGCGGGTCATGCTCTACAGCCACGACACGTTTGGCTTGGGCCATCTGCGCCGCTCCCGTGCGCTGGCAGGGGCCATCACGGCGGCAGATCCGACAGCTTCAGCCCTGATCCTTACTGGGTCTCCTGTTGCGGGTCGCTTTGCCTTTCCATCGCGGGTCGACCATGTGCGTCTGCCCGGTGTCATCAAGCGCTCAGACGGGTCATACGACTCGCGCACTATGGGTATGTCGATCGAAGAGACAACAACCCTGCGTGCTGGGCTGATCCGATCTACTGCTCGTCAATATGCGCCCGATGTATTGATAGTGGACAAGGAACCAACCGGCTTTCGTGGTGAGTTGTTGCCAACATTGGAAGAACTGCACGAAAAAGGCCAAACTCAGCAGATCCTTGGCCTGCGCGATGTGCTCGATGAACCTGATGTGCTGGCCGCTGAATGGACGCGCAAGGATGCCGTTGCCGCAACAGAACGCTTCTACGACGAGATTTGGGTCTACGGCGTGCGATCGGTCTACGACCCGACGGCTGGCCTCCCCATCAGCGCAGCGGCTCAGGCGCGCATGCATTGGACCGGCTACCTGCGGCGTGATCTGGGGGATCTGGGAACGCCGCCGGAACAGCCTTATGTGTTAATTACCCCCGGTGGCGGTGGCGATGGCGCGATGATGGTTGATCTTGTACTGACCGCGTATGAGCGCGATCCTGATCTGGCGCCCCGTGCAATGCTGGTCTACGGACCGTTCCTGTCCGGTGACACGCGGACCGAATTCGAAACACGTGTTGCCGCTCTGAATGGTCGGGTCACTGCAGTCGGCTTTGAATCAGAAATCGAAACCCTGTTTGCAGGCGCGCAAGGCGTGGTGTGCATGGGCGGCTACAACACCTTCTGCGAGGTATTGTCCTTTGACAAACCCGCCGTGATCGTGCCCCGTACTACGCCGCGTCTGGAACAGTGGATCCGGGCCAGTCGGGCCGAGGAATTGGGTCTTACTGCGATGCTGGACGAAACCCGTGACGGCTGGACACCAGAGGCGATGATCCGCGCGATCCGCGCCCTTGTCGATCAGCCACCACCCTCCGCTGCAATCCCGGACGGCCTGCTTGACGGGTTGGACTATGTTACCGACCGGGTTGAGGCGTTGCTACACGGCACTGCTGGAAAGGCTCTGTGA
- a CDS encoding glycosyltransferase family 4 protein: MTDALRPPLAVVVKGWPRLSETFIAQELVALEAAGHSFEIWSLRHPTDVKRHPLHEKLTATVRYLPEYLYQEPDRVWAARTQAQAMPGYRTAYQIWRDDLRRDPSPNRIRRFGQACVLAAEMPDEVLGLYAHFLHTPSSVARYAAIMRGLPWSFSAHAKDIWTSPDWELREKLSADHHGAVFGATCTGFGAKHLQNIADHSDRVDLIYHGLDLSRFPSPPQRKWRAPGDPLHLMSVGRLVEKKGFDRLIAALALLPQTLDWHWTHIGGGEMRDLLQGIAEDAGVGDRITWRGACDQPEVITAMRACDLFVLPSRIAKDGDRDGLPNVLMEAASQRLPILSTSVSAIPEFIDNGTHGLLSDDSPEALAEAILMLSRNPEKAASMAEAALGRLRKDFGMDPGIARLSERLTAMMRGA, translated from the coding sequence ATGACCGACGCTCTGCGCCCGCCGCTCGCTGTTGTGGTCAAGGGCTGGCCCCGTCTCTCGGAGACTTTTATCGCACAGGAATTGGTCGCGCTGGAAGCAGCAGGCCATAGTTTTGAGATCTGGTCTCTGCGTCATCCCACCGATGTGAAACGGCATCCCCTGCACGAGAAACTAACCGCTACAGTGCGCTATCTACCTGAATATCTCTATCAGGAACCCGACCGAGTGTGGGCGGCCCGAACACAGGCGCAAGCGATGCCGGGCTATCGTACCGCTTATCAGATCTGGCGCGATGACCTGCGCCGCGACCCAAGCCCCAATCGTATTCGCCGCTTTGGCCAGGCCTGTGTTCTGGCTGCTGAAATGCCGGATGAGGTGTTGGGCCTATATGCCCATTTTCTGCATACGCCATCATCTGTTGCGCGTTACGCTGCAATCATGCGCGGGCTGCCCTGGAGTTTTTCCGCCCACGCCAAGGATATCTGGACTTCACCCGATTGGGAGCTGAGAGAGAAGCTGTCGGCTGACCATCACGGCGCAGTTTTTGGCGCGACATGCACCGGTTTTGGTGCCAAGCATCTGCAAAATATAGCTGATCACAGCGACCGGGTCGATCTGATCTACCATGGGCTAGACCTGTCGCGTTTTCCATCGCCACCGCAACGCAAGTGGCGTGCGCCCGGTGATCCGCTGCACCTGATGTCGGTTGGCCGCCTCGTCGAAAAGAAGGGCTTTGACCGGCTGATTGCGGCGCTCGCCTTATTACCGCAGACATTAGACTGGCATTGGACCCATATCGGCGGCGGAGAGATGCGTGATCTGTTGCAAGGCATCGCCGAAGATGCGGGTGTCGGTGATCGTATCACCTGGCGTGGCGCCTGCGACCAGCCAGAGGTGATCACAGCTATGCGGGCCTGCGATCTGTTCGTATTGCCCAGCCGTATTGCCAAAGACGGCGATCGCGACGGGTTGCCCAACGTGTTGATGGAAGCGGCCTCACAACGCCTACCGATCCTCTCCACCTCTGTCTCTGCGATCCCGGAGTTCATTGATAACGGCACACATGGCCTGCTGAGCGATGACAGCCCCGAAGCCCTGGCAGAGGCGATCCTGATGCTAAGCCGGAACCCGGAAAAAGCCGCCAGTATGGCAGAGGCCGCACTAGGACGGCTGCGCAAGGATTTTGGCATGGACCCAGGCATCGCGCGCCTGTCAGAACGTCTGACTGCGATGATGCGTGGCGCATGA